The region AACCGTCACTTCtactcgtccgagtgaatgcgctactacagccactttcactcggtcaaacgaactacgaaaggcttgatcctcatccgaggtacgtaggcatcccttcacagggtccagccccaaccaaaacaaagtccaaactTTTTCGCGAAAGAATGACGAACAGTCACTTTCTAGTAAACGATGCCAACCCCTTTTTCAAGCGGCGTACGAGCACTCGCCCAAAATCAATCGATTGGGTCTTGATCAGACGTCAGTCGAAGGGAATAACAGCCTTGCGTCACCTGTGCGTCACGCATTGACCGGCTACCCGATGGAAATTCTAGACCAAGTCTAACCGAAGAACGACGGTTTGGCCGACCAACGGTTCTCTCGGTTACTGCAATGCGTCTCGGAACCTTTTCCTCGGTAATTCAATAGAACGATTAGAGATTCTCTTTGTAATCGCTTGATCAACCACTTGTAAAAGTTTAGTTGAATAAAGAAGATTCGAACGAGCAACCGCCTCTAAATTCCTGTTCTATCTGAAAAATTGGGAACTCGCTGGCAAACGCGAGTAGCCGCTCGAATGAATCCTTTCTcggttaaaaacaaaaacgattTACATATTTCTAAGTGGAAACGATttactgaaatatataataaaaattcataaaaggTCTGAAGAAAAAGCAAGGCAGTAGTTCATACAACAAAAGGCCTTAGCCGAGAAAAGGAAATAGTTTTAAAGGCACAAGCGCCAAAAGTCAGATACAACAAACATCAAATACTAATCCAAGGCAGGAAGATCCTCCTCGGGATGTTCTTCGCTCGCGCCAGAGTCCGCCCCCTCGAGATGTCCTTCACTCGCGCCAGAATCCGCATCCTCGAATGACGGCGAGTCGGAGATATTGACCGGCGTGTTGGAGATCGGTTCGTCGGGAGCTGACTTGTTCGTCTCCTCAGCCACGGAAGGGTCCTTAAGGGCAACTTCTTGACCCGGGAGAACAGCATCAGGGCGAGCTGGCGACTGAACGGTGTCGAGAAGGCTCTTCGACGGCTCTTCGGATCGATCCCCTGGTGCTCTGAGGGGAGTGCGAAGCGTCTTGGCGGCCTCGGAGTCGAGCAAGTCCATGTTCGACCCAAATTTGTCGATTTTATCCATCATCTCCTGGATAACGAACCTCGACTCGAGCACGAGAGGAGATAAAGAAAGGTCCTTCTCGAGAAGATCATCTACGATCAAACGCTTCACCTCCGCATCATAATGCCTCTCTTGCCCGGCGTAGATATCAATATCTCCCTGAGAGATGTTTTTACCTGCCGCTTTCATCCCTTCAAGGCAACGTCTCATCCCCCGAGCCTGGCCGAGCATGCATCTCGCATCCTCAAAGTTATCACGACGGGACTCCCGATCCTGGATCCTCTGGAAGCGAGCGGCGGCTTTCCCATGCATCGCCGCCATTACTCGGATCCGTTCGTGAGTAACCTCATAGCGGCGCGACTCTCGGAGACGATCCATCTCCTTGGAATGCTCTAAGGCAGCAGCCGCCTTCTCTTCCTCGAGGGTCTTCTTCTCGTTTGCCAGCTTGGTTTTCTCTTTCTCGAGCGCTTTAACCAACTCCCGGGCTCGCTTCAGCTCCTTGTTCATAGCCGCCTCTTTCTGGGAGAGTTCATCCCTCATGGCCGCTTCTGCAATAACcgcttcgtccttcttcttcagCATGACCTCTAAGGCGACAGTCGCCTCCTTGGTGTTGCGCCGTTGCCTATCAATCACACCATAGGTCCTCTTCAGCTCTTTGTCGTATATGCGGACGACCTCGTTCCAGTCACCTTGGCTCTGCAACACATCAAAGAAAGAGTTGGGATAGGACGACCAAATGAGAAGAAAGACGAGAAACGAATGCGATGCAGAAACTATACTTACCTTAACCGAGGAACCGGCAGCAGCGGTGTACTCGTCTTGGAAAACTAAGTCCTTGACGAGTGGGAGATGCTCCCTACTTCCCCGGACTTGGCGGACGAAACGAGCGCAATCTCTCTCGTTACAAACGAGAGGAGTGTCCCGCTTGAAAATGAAGTCCACTTTATCCGGGCAAAACCCCTGCAGGTTCTTCGGCACAGCCTTACCCTCCTGAGCCTTCGGAGAGGACCTGTTCGATCCCCGGGCATCTTCACGAACCGCCGCCTTGGGGAGGGAAACGGCAGTAGTCGGAGCCTCCACGGTTTCCTTCTCCGTATTGGGCGCTATCTCGTGCCCCGAGGATTCGCCGGCACTCttcttattattctttttcGACTTCTTCTTCACCTTAGAAGAAGTCCCCTGAAGACCACCATCGAGAGACGGATCCGGGAGAACGTCATCTCGAGAATTGTTGCTAGGCTCCAAGGCCTGGAGCTCACCTCTCTCCACAGAGGAAGGCCGAACCTCAACGGGATCCTTGCGCGCCCGCTTCTTCTCCGATCCGGCGCCCCCACCGGTGGAAGTCTCCTCGGCTTGCTTCTCCTCGGAAGAAACGCCTTCCCTCTCCTTCCTCTTGCTCCCCGACTTTCTCACGAGCTGAGCCCCGTCCGACTCAGTCGCTCTCGGCTCCCCGGGATCAGAGGAGTTTGCGTTAGAGCTTTGGTCCGGTTCCACGAACCCGAGTTGCTTCCCAACCACCAAACTTAGATCCGGCAATTCCCTCATAGCTCTGGCTCGGTTAATTTCAATCTGCTCGGCTTTGGTGAACAAGTTGATTCTCTTCGACTTTTTGGTGATGAGAGGAACGGTGTCCGAACGCCAAACCTCTGCAAAGACAAAAGAAAGCGACTTAGGATCCCTGAGGAAACcgagcaaaagaagagaaagagaaacttaCGCCGCTTGATCCGATCAATCGACCTACGAATCCTCCTGTACGAGAAGTTCTCCCAAAAATCCTGTTTCTGGGACGCGATAATCCGAGCACTCTCCAAGAAATCTTCCTCGTACTCCGCGGTATTCGAGTGAGGAACTGTcaaaacaagagaaaaagagaTGGTCAGGAGTCTGAAACAGTAAAAGATTAAAGAACATTCAATACCAAATTCATTGTTCCAAAGAACACGGTAACCGGTCTTCAGCGGCTCCTCGAAAGCCGAGCGATCGGACTTAACATAGAAGTACGATCGCTGCCAGTCGTTCGTCTTGGTCGGATAGCCCGTTACCACATTATAGTTCGGGCGTATCTTCAGTGATAACAGGCCTCGATTAATCTTCACCGAGACCAGCTCCTCAAATGCTCGGACGCTGAGAGCAGCGCCAGCTTCCGCCCCAATCACCATCAGCGCAACTGCTAGACGCCAAGCGCCATTCAAGAATTGGCTCAAAGCGACTCCTCGGCGCATCGTGTAGGCGGTGACGAGTCGAGGAATCGGAAACCATAGTTTCGTGTCCTTTTCGAAGTACGACTCGTATACGCACTGATACCCCTTCGGGGGGGACCACGGCCTTTGGGTCTTTGACGGGATTATGAATGTAACCCCGGTCGCCTTGCCTCTCTTCAGCAGCTTCGTCACCGACTCGAATGTGGATCGCGTCGGTAAAACGTTCCTCCAGTCTTGCCCCTCAACTACAGGGGGACGAGCTCGCGACGGATCGAGTCGGCGCTGCTCCTCGAAAATATTTCCCGGGTAGAAGCAGTAGGGAGTCATCCCGTCGTCAGGAGAGCCATCGCCTCCGTCATCGTCTGCGCGAGATTGAACAATCGCTACCGAGACGAGCATACGCTGCTCTCGGGTCATGTTCTCGgtatccatcatcgcctcgCGATGAGCCTCCTCTACGCTATCGCCGGATCCGCGAACCCTCTCCAGATCACTATCGGGACCAGTGGTGCTCGAAATCATCTTTCCCTTTTGTTCTCGAGAAAGTTGTTTGCTCGTCGACATATCGAGTAGAGGAACTAAAACAGAGAGCAAAAGCTAGAGAGATAAggagtagagagagaaagtacctgatAAACTGAGAGAAGAATGAGAGAGATCTCGAGAGAGACCTCTTATTTATAGAGAGAGTGAAGGCGCCTCCCACGAGGTGCCATCATTAGCCCTAAGCGGGCCTAATTGGGCCTGTCGGCGGGCTCGCGCGTCACACTCAGACGCGACCTTTCGGATTCCCGACAAAAAACCCTAGCGACGTTTCAGCTTCTCGATCGAAAACCGGTGATGGTTCGCTGTCACATCAAAAACCGGCACAGTCGATTCATCGGTTTAGAGGAGTTCATCTGAGGCATCGAGCGTACGATAGGTCGGTTGTTCGTTCGGGAACATCCGGAACTCTTTCCGCCGGCGGTTCCTCGGTTAAATCAAAGGAACCGACTATCAAACCTCCTATTCTTCGAGCCCTAACTCACTAATTCGCTGCGACCAGCTGCTCGACAACGAACTagggggggacttactgttggggatggattggcaccatccacaaggcccagcgaataGGAGGCCCATTACTACCATTCAAAGGATGACCGGCTCGGAGACGGCTTCTGACGAGCCGCGACTCGGCTCGAGACCTCTATAGCTGAACGACGAGAAGCCGATGGAAACGATCAGGCGGCTCGG is a window of Raphanus sativus cultivar WK10039 unplaced genomic scaffold, ASM80110v3 Scaffold4755, whole genome shotgun sequence DNA encoding:
- the LOC130507548 gene encoding meiosis-specific protein ASY2-like isoform X2, with protein sequence MSTSKQLSREQKGKMISSTTGPDSDLERVRGSGDSVEEAHREAMMDTENMTREQRMLVSVAIVQSRADDDGGDGSPDDGMTPYCFYPGNIFEEQRRLDPSRARPPVVEGQDWRNVLPTRSTFESVTKLLKRGKATGVTFIIPSKTQRPWSPPKGYQCVYESYFEKDTKLWFPIPRLVTAYTMRRGVALSQFLNGAWRLAVALMVIGAEAGAALSVRAFEELVSVKINRGLLSLKIRPNYNVVTGYPTKTNDWQRSYFYVKSDRSAFEEPLKTGYRVLWNNEFGIECSLIFYCFRLLTISFSLVLTVPHSNTAEYEEDFLESARIIASQKQDFWENFSYRRIRRSIDRIKRQVWRSDTVPLITKKSKRINLFTKAEQIEINRARAMRELPDLSLVVGKQLGFVEPDQSSNANSSDPGEPRATESDGAQLVRKSGSKRKEREGVSSEEKQAEETSTGGGAGSEKKRARKDPVEVRPSSVERGELQALEPSNNSRDDVLPDPSLDGGLQGTSSKVKKKSKKNNKKSAGESSGHEIAPNTEKETVEAPTTAVSLPKAAVREDARGSNRSSPKAQEGKAVPKNLQGFCPDKVDFIFKRDTPLVCNERDCARFVRQVRGSREHLPLVKDLVFQDEYTAAAGSSVKSQGDWNEVVRIYDKELKRTYGVIDRQRRNTKEATVALEVMLKKKDEAVIAEAAMRDELSQKEAAMNKELKRARELVKALEKEKTKLANEKKTLEEEKAAAALEHSKEMDRLRESRRYEVTHERIRVMAAMHGKAAARFQRIQDRESRRDNFEDARCMLGQARGMRRCLEGMKAAGKNISQGDIDIYAGQERHYDAEVKRLIVDDLLEKDLSLSPLVLESRFVIQEMMDKIDKFGSNMDLLDSEAAKTLRTPLRAPGDRSEEPSKSLLDTVQSPARPDAVLPGQEVALKDPSVAEETNKSAPDEPISNTPVNISDSPSFEDADSGASEGHLEGADSGASEEHPEEDLPALD
- the LOC130507548 gene encoding meiosis-specific protein ASY2-like isoform X1, with translation MSTSKQLSREQKGKMISSTTGPDSDLERVRGSGDSVEEAHREAMMDTENMTREQRMLVSVAIVQSRADDDGGDGSPDDGMTPYCFYPGNIFEEQRRLDPSRARPPVVEGQDWRNVLPTRSTFESVTKLLKRGKATGVTFIIPSKTQRPWSPPKGYQCVYESYFEKDTKLWFPIPRLVTAYTMRRGVALSQFLNGAWRLAVALMVIGAEAGAALSVRAFEELVSVKINRGLLSLKIRPNYNVVTGYPTKTNDWQRSYFYVKSDRSAFEEPLKTGYRVLWNNEFGIECSLIFYCFRLLTISFSLVLTVPHSNTAEYEEDFLESARIIASQKQDFWENFSYRRIRRSIDRIKRQVWRSDTVPLITKKSKRINLFTKAEQIEINRARAMRELPDLSLVVGKQLGFVEPDQSSNANSSDPGEPRATESDGAQLVRKSGSKRKEREGVSSEEKQAEETSTGGGAGSEKKRARKDPVEVRPSSVERGELQALEPSNNSRDDVLPDPSLDGGLQGTSSKVKKKSKKNNKKSAGESSGHEIAPNTEKETVEAPTTAVSLPKAAVREDARGSNRSSPKAQEGKAVPKNLQGFCPDKVDFIFKRDTPLVCNERDCARFVRQVRGSREHLPLVKDLVFQDEYTAAAGSSVKVSIVSASHSFLVFLLIWSSYPNSFFDVLQSQGDWNEVVRIYDKELKRTYGVIDRQRRNTKEATVALEVMLKKKDEAVIAEAAMRDELSQKEAAMNKELKRARELVKALEKEKTKLANEKKTLEEEKAAAALEHSKEMDRLRESRRYEVTHERIRVMAAMHGKAAARFQRIQDRESRRDNFEDARCMLGQARGMRRCLEGMKAAGKNISQGDIDIYAGQERHYDAEVKRLIVDDLLEKDLSLSPLVLESRFVIQEMMDKIDKFGSNMDLLDSEAAKTLRTPLRAPGDRSEEPSKSLLDTVQSPARPDAVLPGQEVALKDPSVAEETNKSAPDEPISNTPVNISDSPSFEDADSGASEGHLEGADSGASEEHPEEDLPALD